The bacterium DNA segment CAACTCCACCCACTCGCCGGGCGGGTAGGGCGGGTTGTCGCGGTACTCCAGGCGCTGAATGAGGCGCCCACCGCTCTTGGACAGCTTGAAGTAGCGCTGCCGCAAGTCGAGGCTCCGCGTGCCCAGGCACACGCCCCCGCCGGTGCGGCGGTCGTAGCAGTCCTGGAACTGCAGCGGCAGGTGCCCGCTGTAGGCGGTCTCGTACGCGGCATCGCGGTTGCTCCACACCGCCGACATGAAGGGGATGAACACCCACAGGTCCTCGGGCCGGCTGGTGGTGAGTTGGACCTGCGGGCAAGTCACCTCCAGCGTGCGCGGCTGGTCGGCGAGGTTGCGGACCGCGGCGCTGATCCGCACCGGCAGGAGACCGTCGAACCGCAGGCGTACCTCCGCCTGCGCCTCGTCGCTGCGGAAGAGCAACTCGGCCTCCATCGTCTTGCACTGACCGTCCACGAGCTTGAACTGGTCGCTCGTCCAGCGCTTGTTGCCCTCGCTGACGGCAAAGAACGGCGCGGGCTCCGCACGCAGCGGCCAGCCCGCCTTGGCCTCGTGCACGACCTCGGAGAGCTTGATCCCCTGCGACAGGTCGAACACCAGGCGCGAGTAGATCCCCGGGAGCGTCAGCTTGCCATTGGCCAGGCGGAAGGTGCCGACCGCGCCGTTCCACGTGGAGCGGCGATCCGGCGGCGTGCGCAGCGGCGGCCCGGCGACCGCGGGCGTGAGCGCCTGTGGGCAGATGCTCGCAGCCACAAGATGGAAGGTCGAGGTGCGCATCCCGTCGTACAGGCGCAGCTCCTTGAGCGCCTGGCCCGGCCGCAGCGGCACCGCATAGGCGTTCAGCCCGCGCCACATCCCGTGCCGCTTCTGCCCCAGGCAGAAGGGCACATGCTCGTCCACGGTTCCGTCCGCATAGGCCAGGCGCACGACGAACTGCTCGGGCCGGTCGGTCATGTCGCCGGGCTCCCACCCGCTGTAGCCCAGCATCTGCGGGGGGAACTTGGCGGCGATCAGCAGGCCCAGCGCCGCGCCGGAGCCCGTGAGGGGTACGGTCGTCTCGCCGCGCGCTTCTCCCGGCGTGGAGATGGCGGCCGCCCCGCTCAGGGGCACGGTGAAGTTGACACCGTAGGCGGTGATGCCGGCTTCGGCGAACCAGTCCTCCAGGCTCAGGTCGCTCTGGAGCCGGGCCAGGTCGGTCTGTAGCGGGAGGGCCAGCGGCTGTCCCTGGCCCTGGTGGCCGGCCTGCCAGCGGAGCGTCTCGGTCAGTGACGAGGGCAGGGGCTTGTCCGACAAGCGCAGCCAAGCCACATCCAGCCGCCCCTGTTGGCCCTCCTGCGCCCGGATCCGCAGGGCCACGGTCTGCAACGTGTCGAAGTCCTGGAGCGTCGTGCGGGCCGTGTGCCACTGGCCGTCGTGCATCAGGTTCTCGGCGCCGAAGATGAGGTTACGCGCCAGCATCCCGCCGCCGGCCTGGTCGGCGAAGTACACCGTGTATGAGTAGAGCTTGGGGTCCGTGCCCTGCAGGCGGTAGCGGAAGGTGACGTAGCGGCGGCCCTGGAGGTCCAGCGGTGGGTCGAAGTCGCGCGTCCAGATCATCGTGCCCTTGCCGCCGGATGCGGTGAAGGAGCTGACGCCGTCCTGACGTGCGAAGTCGTAGGCCTCCGCCCTCTCGTAGGCACACCAGCCCGGCGCCGCGCCAAAGCGTTCAAGCGGCACGTCGAGTACCTGCGCCGGCGCGCCGGCGGCGGCGATCAGAGCAACAAGGGGCAAGGTGATCCGGTGCATGGGACGCTCCTTGTCTCGGCTGTGCAGAGAGGATTCATGCGCGGAGGCGTCGGGACCTGCCTGCCGGTGGAGCGCGGCCCGAGGAGGACGTGGCGCGGGGGGTGGCGAACGCGTCACGGAAGACACAGGGGGTCCCATGACCGCAACGGAATTCCGGCTGAAGTGGACCGGACACGAACTCAAGGAGCGCTCCGCCGCGCAGGAGCACTTTCTGGACCTGTGCCACCTCATCGGCCACAAGACCCCCGCCGAGGCCGACCCGGCGGGAGAATGGTTCTGCTTTGAGAAGGGCGCCGAGAAGCTCGGCGGCGGCGACGGCTGGGCTGACGTGTGGAAGAAGGGGTGCTTCGGCTGGGAGTACAAAGGACCGAAGGCAGACCTCGCCACGGCCTACCGCCAACTGCAACAGTACCGCGACTCGCTGGAGAACCCGCCGCTGCTGGTGGTGTGTGACACCGACATCATCGAGGTGCACACCAACTTCACCGGCACCGTCAGCCGCGTCCACACCGTCACCCTCGCCGACATCGAGTCGCGCGACGGCCTGCAGCTCCTCCGCAACGTCTTCACCAACCCGCAGGCCCTGCACCCCGGCACCACGCTCGAACGCGCCACGGAGGACGCCGCCGGGCGCATCGGCGAGCTGGCCGAGCGCCTGCGCGACCGCGGCGTGGACGCCCACGACGCCGCGCACTTCCTCATGAAGCTCGTCTTCTGCCTCTTCGCCGAAGACGTCACCTTGCTCCCCCACGGCCTGATGACCCGCCTGCTCGACGCCACCCGCGACCGCCCCGACGACTTCGACGCCGCCGTCGGCGACCTCTTCCGCGCCATGCGGACCGGTGGGCTGGTCGCCTTCGAGCGGATCGAGCATTTCAACGGCGGGCTGTTCGATGACGAGGCGACCATCCGCCTGGAGGGAAGCGAACTGCAGGCCCTGGCGCGACTGGCGAAGCTGGACTGGAGCCAGATTGAGCCCGCCGTCTTCGGCACGCTCTTTGAGCGTAGCCTCGACCTCCGCAAGCGCGCGCAACTGGGCGCCCACTACACCTCCCGCCACGACATCGAGGACATCATCCAGCCGGTGCTGATGGAGCCGCTGCGGCGCGAGTGGGCCGAGGTGAAGGCCGAGGGCGACACGCTCGCCGCCCACCGCGACGCCCGTAAGGCCGGCTCAGCCAGCAGCAAGAAGCTGGCCAAGCTCGTGCGCGACTTCATGCACCGCCTCACGCAGGTCCGCGTGCTCGACCCCGCCTGCGGCAGCGGCAACTTCCTGTACGTGGCGCTGACCTCGCTCAAGGACCTGGAGTTGGAGGTCATCCGCGCCGCCTGGGAGTGGGGCGCGGTCCCGCCCTTCCCCGATGTGGACCCCGCGCAGCTCTTCGGCCTCGAGATTGACGCCTATGCGGCGGAACTGGCGCAACTGACCGTCTGGATCGGCTATCTGCAGTGGCTGCACTTCAACGGCTTCACCAAGGACGAACGGCCCATCCTCAAGCCTCTGCACAACATCGTGGAGCAGGACGCCATCCTGCAAGTGAACGAAGACGGCACGGTCACGGAACCGCAGTGGCCGGAGGCGGATGTGATCGTGGGCAACCCACCGTTCCTGGGTGGGAAGCGGCTGCGCAGCGAACTCCACGACGAGTACGTCGAGAGCATGTTCCGCCTGTACGAGGGGCGGGTGCCGCACGAGGCGGACCTGTGCTGCTACTGGTTCGAGCGGGCGAGGAGCGAGATCGAGAGGAAGAGGGCAGGGAGGGCGGGGCTGCTGGCGACGAACTCCATCCGTCACGGGCGCAACCGGGCCGTCCTGGATCGCGTCAAATCGTCGGGCGGGATCTTCGTTGCTTGGTCTGACAGGGACTGGGTCCTCGATGGCGCCCAAGTACGCGTCTCAATCGTGGGCTTTGATGACGGAGGGCAACAGACGCGCGTGCTTGACGGCCAGCCAGTATCGACGGTCAACCCGAATCTGACGGCGGGTCTGGACTTCACTCGCGCCCAGACGCTATCGGCGAACGCAGGGCTGTCGTTCATGGGCGACACGAAGGGTGGAGCCTTTGACATACCGGGCGACCTCGCGGGCGAGATGCTCGCGGCGCCCAACCCCTTGGGCCGCAGCAATGCGGATGTCATACGGCCATGGGTCAACGGTCTCGACATTACCCGCAAGCCGCGTGACATGTGGATCGTTGACTTCGGCGTGGACATGCCGGAAAGGGAAGCCGCGCTCTACGAGGTTCCGTACGAGTACGTCAGGCAGCACGTCCTGCCCGTCCGTGCCACCAACCGCCGCGCATCGTACCGAGAGAAATGGTGGATACACGTAGAGCCGCGCCCCGCGATGCGCAAGGCCTTGGCACCTCTGTCGCGGTACTTGGGCACACCTATCCTTGGCAGGCAGCGCCCCTTCGTATGGCTGCCGTCGGAAGTCCTCGCCGACCACCAACTCATCGTCTTTGCGCGCGACGATGACTACTTCTTTGGCGTCCTGCACTCAGTTGTGCACAGGCTGTGGATACCGGCAGTCAGCTCCTGGATGGGCGTAGGCAACGACCCGCGCTACACACCCTCCACCTGCTTCGAGACCTTCCCCTTCCCCGTCCCGACCGACGCCCGGCGGGAAGCCATCGCCGCCGCCGCGCGCGCCCTGCATGAGACTCGCCAGTCAGCCCTGGACAACGACCCGAAGCTGACCCTGACCGCCCTGTACAACAAGCGTCCGACGTGGCTGCAGCACCTGCATGAGGACCTCGACCGCGCCGTACTGGAGGCCTACGGCTGGCCCGCCGACCTGTCCGACGACGACTTGCTGGAGCGGCTGCTGGCCCTGAACCTGGAGCGGGCCGAGGGGGAGAGGCAGGGCGTGATCGTGCGGCCCTGAACGCAGGACACCACCTTGCCGGGGGCGAAACCGTGCCCCCATGGAACTGCTCTTCGTCGGCACGGGCGCGGCGGACGTCGAGACCGCCCTGAAGTGTGATTGTGCCCACTGCTCCGCCATCCGCCGGCTGGGCGGGCGCAACCTGCGCCACTACGCCAGCCTGCTCGTGGACGGGCGCCTGCTGCTGGACTGCGGGCCGACCGTGCCCTGGCGGCTGGCCGAGCTGCATGTCCCGCCCGCCCAGGTCGAAGCCCTTGTCATCACCCACTCGCATGATGATCATCTGGACCTGCGGGCCGTGGGCGACCTGCTGCAGGCCCGGGCGCCCGAGCGCGGGCCGCTGCCTGTCTATGGCAACAGCGGCGCCGTGGCTCTCCTGGAGCCGCTGCGGGACCGGCTGGAGCTGATCGAGGTGGCACCCGGGGACGAGGTGACCGTGCTGGGGCGGCCGTGTGTGGCGCTGCCGGCCAACCACTCCGTGCCGGGGGAAGAGACTCTGATCTGGCTAATCGGCGACGCGCGCGGCTGGCTGCTGTACGGCACCGACAACGGCTGGCCGCTGCCGCAGGCGTGGGACCTGCTGGCCTCGCACCCGCTGTGCGCGGCCGTCCTGGAGGCGACGTTCGGCCTGGCCACGGAGCACGACCTGCCCCCCGGCTACCTCACCCAGCACCTGAACTGGCCCAACTTCCTGCGCCTGCGCGAGGAGTTCATCGCCCGGGGGCTGCTGTCCGCCGACGCACCCACGTTCGCCACCCATGTCAGCCTGCACCACGCGCCGATCCACGACGAGTTGAGCCAATTGGCCGTGCCGCCGGTGGTGCTGGCGTATGACGGGTTGCGGGTGACGATGTGACCCGCGCCATCCGCCCAGTAGCACGGGCGACCTCGCCCGTGCACGGTGGGGCCGGGCAGGCGAGGCCGCCTGCCCTACGCGGGACGTGCCGGGGGTTGGAACTCCCGGCTTCCAGAACCGTCCCTCCGGGACGGAGCCGACCGCGTCCCGGAGGGACGCTTCTATCGCAGGCGGGGGCTTCAACCCCCGACCAAGACCCCCAAGAGGCCACCCATGCTCTACGACGCCCTGTGCCAGGAAGCCCGCGCCATCACCAGCAACTCGCTGGCCCACCCGCTGTCGCCGCAGCGCTGGGAAGCGACCGTACAGCAGCGCCGCCGGCAGTGGCTGGAGATGCTCGGCCTGTGGCCGCTGCCCGAGCGCACGCCGCACGAGGCCACCGTGACCGGGACGCTTGACCGGGGCGACTACGTGGTGGAGAAGATCCACTTCCAGCCCGTCCCGCACGCCTACATTGCCGGC contains these protein-coding regions:
- a CDS encoding DUF6259 domain-containing protein produces the protein MHRITLPLVALIAAAGAPAQVLDVPLERFGAAPGWCAYERAEAYDFARQDGVSSFTASGGKGTMIWTRDFDPPLDLQGRRYVTFRYRLQGTDPKLYSYTVYFADQAGGGMLARNLIFGAENLMHDGQWHTARTTLQDFDTLQTVALRIRAQEGQQGRLDVAWLRLSDKPLPSSLTETLRWQAGHQGQGQPLALPLQTDLARLQSDLSLEDWFAEAGITAYGVNFTVPLSGAAAISTPGEARGETTVPLTGSGAALGLLIAAKFPPQMLGYSGWEPGDMTDRPEQFVVRLAYADGTVDEHVPFCLGQKRHGMWRGLNAYAVPLRPGQALKELRLYDGMRTSTFHLVAASICPQALTPAVAGPPLRTPPDRRSTWNGAVGTFRLANGKLTLPGIYSRLVFDLSQGIKLSEVVHEAKAGWPLRAEPAPFFAVSEGNKRWTSDQFKLVDGQCKTMEAELLFRSDEAQAEVRLRFDGLLPVRISAAVRNLADQPRTLEVTCPQVQLTTSRPEDLWVFIPFMSAVWSNRDAAYETAYSGHLPLQFQDCYDRRTGGGVCLGTRSLDLRQRYFKLSKSGGRLIQRLEYRDNPPYPPGEWVELPETVLDVHGGDWREPWRGYLAWKREWYKPAQARLDWYRDVWNFRTWWTHTMGVTKDRWKDCNLFDADRQEYQTDKFVARDREQFGDVDMVHFFDWRISKQYGLWGDYSHYEDVGGLDKFRGMVKDLQGRGIRVGLYLDTYLCSRKSLIGQAHGEEWAIQDQTGRFRTAYSQPDDPMLNMCVNHPGWQDYLAQTCARVARETGCDGIYLDEGMSDYPGYWCWRKNHGHPVPGVNQVGLLDLCKQVRAALPANVAFYTEWVPPDCLIPYLDGAYQAGLRFSDPLLSPGFVQTTRFAFPDFRVLTISNGGSMYDGIWEGVKYSLFSGVPLYSLSWGHDDECLPIFRRYSQILHEYSAEFNTMAPQSFVDTEQAEVFANEFPGAKRTVWTLFNGRYDTFTGPVLKVKHVAGATYRDVWNARALQPKIVQGQAVLETTLGPRGIGVVVQTRK
- a CDS encoding class I SAM-dependent DNA methyltransferase; protein product: MTATEFRLKWTGHELKERSAAQEHFLDLCHLIGHKTPAEADPAGEWFCFEKGAEKLGGGDGWADVWKKGCFGWEYKGPKADLATAYRQLQQYRDSLENPPLLVVCDTDIIEVHTNFTGTVSRVHTVTLADIESRDGLQLLRNVFTNPQALHPGTTLERATEDAAGRIGELAERLRDRGVDAHDAAHFLMKLVFCLFAEDVTLLPHGLMTRLLDATRDRPDDFDAAVGDLFRAMRTGGLVAFERIEHFNGGLFDDEATIRLEGSELQALARLAKLDWSQIEPAVFGTLFERSLDLRKRAQLGAHYTSRHDIEDIIQPVLMEPLRREWAEVKAEGDTLAAHRDARKAGSASSKKLAKLVRDFMHRLTQVRVLDPACGSGNFLYVALTSLKDLELEVIRAAWEWGAVPPFPDVDPAQLFGLEIDAYAAELAQLTVWIGYLQWLHFNGFTKDERPILKPLHNIVEQDAILQVNEDGTVTEPQWPEADVIVGNPPFLGGKRLRSELHDEYVESMFRLYEGRVPHEADLCCYWFERARSEIERKRAGRAGLLATNSIRHGRNRAVLDRVKSSGGIFVAWSDRDWVLDGAQVRVSIVGFDDGGQQTRVLDGQPVSTVNPNLTAGLDFTRAQTLSANAGLSFMGDTKGGAFDIPGDLAGEMLAAPNPLGRSNADVIRPWVNGLDITRKPRDMWIVDFGVDMPEREAALYEVPYEYVRQHVLPVRATNRRASYREKWWIHVEPRPAMRKALAPLSRYLGTPILGRQRPFVWLPSEVLADHQLIVFARDDDYFFGVLHSVVHRLWIPAVSSWMGVGNDPRYTPSTCFETFPFPVPTDARREAIAAAARALHETRQSALDNDPKLTLTALYNKRPTWLQHLHEDLDRAVLEAYGWPADLSDDDLLERLLALNLERAEGERQGVIVRP
- a CDS encoding MBL fold metallo-hydrolase, translated to MELLFVGTGAADVETALKCDCAHCSAIRRLGGRNLRHYASLLVDGRLLLDCGPTVPWRLAELHVPPAQVEALVITHSHDDHLDLRAVGDLLQARAPERGPLPVYGNSGAVALLEPLRDRLELIEVAPGDEVTVLGRPCVALPANHSVPGEETLIWLIGDARGWLLYGTDNGWPLPQAWDLLASHPLCAAVLEATFGLATEHDLPPGYLTQHLNWPNFLRLREEFIARGLLSADAPTFATHVSLHHAPIHDELSQLAVPPVVLAYDGLRVTM